The window ACTCTGGAATCAAAAAGGTACAAATTCAAATTATACCTGTTAACAATTGATAAGGCCCTAGGCAAGTTTATTTCAATTTACTTAATTATACAGCACTAACTAGGTACAGGCAGGTTCTAAATAGTTTGCACCTATAATATGGTAATTAGATAAGCCAAATGTACTATCCTTATCTGcatcttacaggtgaggaaacaggcagAGGGGTCAAGTACCCTGCCCAAAAGTGAGTATTAGAGTCAGCTTTCAAGTCTAGACAGTGTGATGCCAGAATCCATGTTCTTAACCATCATActgtatttcttctctaatccTTCGTCTCCAAGACAGAGCCGACAGGTCTGATCTCACAGGATCATGTGAGATTACTGGCACACAATAAGGTAAATGTTAGCTACTCTTAGTGGTAGTGGTAATCGCCATCACTGTATTATTTACCTTCACCTTTGGTCCAGCCAAGggtagaagaaatattttgattgAGAAAGACCTCAGAGGCCCTCTGCAGTAAAATATATTAGGATATAGTAGAAGCTCCATGAGAATGGGAAATGTCTGCTTTGCTTATCATTGTATTCAAAGCAAGTagtgggtactcaataaatatgcaGTGAAAGAGGTAGGAATAAATTGAACACAAGGCTAGGGTTCTGGTAGTACCAGAAGGACCATCACTTCTCAAATGTAGCCAAACACAAAAGAGGTAAGTAAATTTACAAGGTTCTCAGAGCACAGTGTTAGCTGACCATTACTTAAGACAGCCTGGCTTAAGACAGGGAGGCAGTGTGGTGTACTGCTGTTGTTCATCTTAGCTGAATGAACAAGGACACCTGGATTTTAATCCTGACTGTTATTGAAGTCACCCAGGCTCTCAAGGTCTTGGATTATCCATCTGTAAAAGAGAAGGTTGGACTATATATACAATGACCATAAACAAATATTCCTTTTCTCATCACTTCATAACAATCTGAATGGAAGCCTATTACCAAGTACTCAATAAGCATTTGTCAATGAAGATCATCCCAAACTGACAGATGATAAAACTAGAATTCAAAAgtaatttgctaaaaaaaaaaaaaaaaaagtaatttgctcaaggtcacaaagtcAGAATAGTGTATGAACTATGGCCCAGATCTCTTTCTTTGCTGGTCTAACACTCATGTTTTCCAAGATcctttttcagttaaaaaatactATGATATCAGTCCTCTCTTCCAAGATTATTGAATCTGTAATCATTTAAACATCACATAATACTGCCTGACTTCACTACATCGTGGGGACAGCAGGATCAGGAAAAAACAATTACCTGTATTTCTATATTATTAACTTACAGTATCAAAAGATCTGAAGAGATAATTAGGGCAAACTCCTGTCTTTGCCCAGAATTGTGAGATCAGAAGTATTTAAGTGATCATATCATTTTAAACCATATGGTCTAAATTAAGGCAATgtgctcttaaaaacaaaacgaaaaaccCCTTAGTAACACGTTCCTAAAAGGATAGCACATAACTTCTTGAATTTTATTATCAAAGCTGTGCCACTTGATTCAAAGCAGATTCACAAAGTTAAATGTAAAAGGTTGTCAGAGAATGTTTACTTTATtggcttgctttatttttattaacaaaataaatgcttGACATTGAAACCTTGCATGTAACACCTTCCTAGTGTTGTCAGGTTAGGAGTGAAGAAAACCATCTGGCAAGCACAGTCAACTTTCTAGATGGTCCATAACAGAAGAGTCAAGGTCAAACTGTTGAGTCTCTTTATCCTCCCACGTAGTAATTGAAAAGCAACTAACTGAGCTCAAAATACTCCATACTGGTACTTTCATAAATACAAAGGTCAGCTCAAGGATCACATTCTGGCTCACAGAAGACAGGCtgacataaggaaaaaaaaaaaaaagggtaagcGGACCAGATGTTCAGGCCACGGCACTTCGGTGACACTCAGGAGAGCACAAACTTTCACCTACTTTCTAGCAGTTTCCTCACTTATCGGATGAAAATTATCATCTGACCAGATGATAATATGAATCAAATGACATGACGAGGAATTTAAACAGTTTTGCAATCTTGCAAAGATGAGAGATTACTGTCACCATTACTATTTACTACGTCTGGGCCAGGAAAGTCCCCTGGCATTCTTGGCTATATGTTCCGCAGGATCCTCTTAAAATGGAACGCGGTACTAATCTCTTCTACAGTCTCCAGGCCTGGCAATCGTAGATGCACCCGGCTAGCAAGTCTCCGCTGCCCAGAGAGAAGTGAGGCCTTCAGATTCTGGGCCTAGCGGCCTCGACTACGACCGCGCCCCCCAGTCACCTTGTCCTCACCTTGAGGAACGGAAAGACACTCTACAAGAGAGGGGAGTGCAGTCCTCAGAAAGGGGTGCCCCTCCACTCTTCACCTGACCGCCGCTGCTTGGACCTACGCTTCCCACGGGGCGGGGACAGGGCTAGGAGAGCTGAGCCGGGGACGCCTTGACCTCGGGCGCGGGAGGAGCGGGCACCGTCGCTGGGCCCGCGGCCGTGACAGGTATATGAAAAGCCGGCGGGAGGTCGGGcccgcctcgcctcgcctcgcccaCAGCCGCAGGCACGGTAGGAGGTACCCCGCCTTCGTGAACCCAGAGGGCCCTGAGCTCACTCACCTGCAGCCGGGTCACCAGTAGGCTGTAAGGCGCCATTTTGTGCACTGACAAAGATGAAGTCGCGTGAAAATGACGTACGACACTGCGTATTTATAGCTTTGAGGCAGGGGCGTGGCCTGACGGGAAACACGTAACGGCGAAGGCGGGGCCTCCGCAGAGGCGCGGGAGCGGGGCGACCGCAGTGGGCAGAGCTCCCGCGCTAGAAACGAAGGCCTGAAAGGAAAAGAGCTGCGTAAAAACACTTGTGGAAATAAATAACGGACACAAAGATGTGTTATTCAAAGGCAAGTTTCAGTTGTGTCTTCCATCCAAATCTCGGAaaggcatttatttttccatgacttTCATGCACCTGCCAGGACCTAGCTCCCTAAGCTAAGACGGAAACTCCTACTTTTTAACTTAAGGTTTGATCACGCGAGAGCGAGCGGGGCTTAAGAAGCTTGGGGGACCAATCACGGTGACCGGCAGGCTGGAAAATGGAGGTTAAAGGTCGGGCGGAAGTTCCTTAAGCTTCCGGTGACCGGTCTGCGTTGGCACTATGGCTAAACATCACCCGGATTTGATTTTTTGCCGCAAGCAGGCTGGTGTTGGTGAGGCAGCGTCCTGCCCCGGCTGTCTGAGTGGGGGTTGTATTAGGAGCTGGGGGGTCAGAGGTTCCCATCTCATCCTTAGGGTTTTGTCTCTGAAGCGCCAGGTTTCCCGCCTCACGGTTGGAAGCATGGGAGCGCGCGGGTTTGTGGGCTGTGTGCAAAGAGGGCGGGGGCCTGGGAGCCAGAGGCGGGCGGCCAAAGTCAGGTCCGAAGAAACTCAGACTGCCCGAGCCCTGGGGGCGGCCTCATACGGGTGTGGGTTTGCCTCGGATGGAAGTTTATGCGGGTAAGATGAGTAAGAGCCCTTAGGGCTCACTGCAGTCCCTACTGTGTCGCCACCCCAAAGTCGTGGATCTTTCCCTTTTTTCGTCAAAACCAATGCTAATATACTCATTACCATCTTTGATCTTGCAGCCATCGGAAGACTGTGTGAAAAATGTGAGTGGAACACGCCCTCCCAAACACCCCACTCCTTCCCCCTCACGACTTGTGTAGAGCCGGCAAACGGGCATTTCCAGCAATGCCACAAAGAGGGCTTTGAGTAGATGTGCCTGGAAGTATGTGAACTGAGTACTAGGCCGCACCCATAGGCCCTCTCCACCTCCTCGCTCCTCATTTGCACGCAATAAACATTATGTTTAGGTTTCGAGAAAATCTCTAGGTTTGGACAGGAGAGAGCCTGACCGCATCCTCCAAAACACACATACCCAGTCCTTTCCGGTAATGATAAAGACTTCTTGTCTGTGAGGCGATGTTCTAAGCTTTCAGTAGATTAGTTGGTTAACTTCAGTCTTGAGGGGATTGGGGTGGACACTGGGTAGGCTGAGTTTTGTAATACCAAAAAAGAGGGTCCTAAAGTCACTGTCGGGCGGAGACCAGTGTATTTCCCCATAGCAGAAGGGCTCGCCTGTCGACTTGAGGTACTTGCGGATGAGCATAATTCCATTCTCTGTTCTTCACAGGTGATGGCAAATGTGTGATCTGTGACTCGTACGTGCGTCCCTGCACTCTGGTGCGCATATGTGATGAGTGTAATTATGGCTCTTACCAGGGGCGCTGTGTGATCTGCGGAGGCCCTGGAGTCTCTGATGCCTATTATTGTAAGGAGTGCACCATTCAGGAGAAGGATGTGAGTGTATCTTTGCTGCTCTTATTTAGTAACTCTTTGCCAACCACGGCAAACTCCTATTGGCTGCGGAGATTACTGTGTTCAGGTAGTCACCCAGGTTATAATTTCCTCAAGTTCTGTAAGCTGAGCTGGGTGTAGTCCAATAAAAGACAGTTATTTTGCATCAAGGGCTAAAATGCAAAAGAAGCAAATCTTTATCAACGTCAGCAGTTTGGTGAGTGCTCTCTATTCCTTTGATGTCTCTGATTATTCATATTCAGAAACAACATCCTGCACTTTGTGAGTCCTGGCACAGTGTGTAGTATGTAAGCTACTCGGTCATTTTCTTTACTGTCATTAAAGATTGCTGGAGTGGCTGTGGTGACAGCTGAATTTGGGACAACTAAGTTGATTTCCGCTTTAACTGGCTAAAGGATGCCTTTGGTCTGATAGTGCAGAATTGTGATTCTGTCTCGTGTCATCTTTGCTCCTTGACATTGTGTGGTGGCAGTGGCTGTTGCTCAGTTTCTTCAGTcgaggggggcacctgagtggttcattggttgagcatctgcctttggctcaggtcatgatcctagggtcctgggatcgagtcccgcatcaggttccccatggggagcctgcttctccctctgcctgtgtctctgcatctctcatgaataaataaataaaattttttaaaaaattccttcagTCAAATGCCAGGATAGAGGGGTTGTAGATCTATACTAAAGGCAAGTTTTACTGTTACTGTTTAGGTTGGAAGCAGAAGCCTTCTTAGAAGGGTGGGGAATTTGAATCcacttgttttcttctccttatgACAGTAAAAAGAAGTGTCATAATAGTACCACTAAGCTAGTAGTAGGTACCTGGTTACTTAATTTAGGGTAAGGGAAAAGATCcatgaggagtgcctgggtgattcagtaggttgagcaactgactcttggtttcagctcaggtcatgatctcagggtcctgggatccagccccgagtcaggctctacactcaacaGGGAGTCGGCTTCAGggttctctgtccctctgcccctccccatgctcacaGGTGCATGCTCtgtccctctaaaataaataaatctttaaaaagaaatacatgtgggcagcctgggtggctcagcggtttagcaccaccttcagcccagggcctgatcctggggactgaggaccgagtcctacgtcgggctccctgcatggagcctgcttttccctctgcctgtgtctctgcctctctctgtccctcatgaataaataaataaaatcttaaaaaaaaaaagacatgattcTCAATGTTCCCGTGTGCAAAGAGTAAGTAGTTTATAGATGTCATTCTTTATTCTTCACAGTAACCTTATTAAGTAGGGATAAtcgttatccccattttatagtcTATCACTCAGCTAATAAGTGGCAAGCATAGTTGTCTGACTAAAGCTAGTGGTGTCTCCATTATTACACTTTACCCATGTTGAGTAAAAACACCTAGCCCCCTCAGCAGtctaaatatttgcatttggATCCTGTCTACCCAGTAAGTGGACCATATCTGGCCAGATGAGACTGTTTTCTTATACTACTATGTCTTCCGATTTTTTAGGAAGATGAGAAAGGTCATAGATGACATACCAAAAACATAATTTCAGTTTATGATTTAAACATCATCCTGTCCTGAActctgatttgcatttacctTTGCCTGTCAAAGCATAGCCTTATCTAGCTGATTCACCAGCTAGGTTGCACTCGTTTAGAGAAAGGACCTTGGTTTGgttatttatctcttttccctGAGTTCTTGGTATAGTGCCTGGTATGTATTATGAGCATTATCCACATTTTTGGTGCTTCCCCTGTAAGCCATCCAAAGGAGTGCCCCATAGAAACTATCTGGTATATAGGAAGTGTTTGGTAAGtacttataatctttttttttttttatgatatgatttatttatttatttatttatttatttatttatttattcattcagagagaaaggcagagacacaggcagggagaagcaggctctatgcaggaagccctacgtgggactcgatcccaggtctccaggatcacaccccgggctgcaggcggcgctaaactgctgcgccactggggctgcccaagtacTTATAATCTATAAGGAGTGAAGCCATGGGAAGGTGACAACAGTGACAAGAAAGTATGAACAGGTCTTAAACTATCTACAGAGCCCATGAGGACAACATTTTCTTGAACTTTTTCATGGTTGTAGCTAGAGTTTTTGTCTGAAGTAAGCTTGTAACCAGAGTGCGTAATGAATGTTAATTACTGTCTGACTTGTTTGCGTGTGGTGCATCAACTGATACTTTGGACCTTAGTGCTTTGTTCTTTTCCTGAGAATTATTCTAGACGTCACTCCGCCTACTTCATACTGTACAGGAATGTTCTGAGGATACTTGAGATGGCATCTAGCTTACATATACTCGGCAATAGTTTCCAAGGAACACAGAGCAGTCCAGTGACATGATCCAGCCTCTCAGCCTTCCAGATCTTCTTGTAGATTAAGTCCCTAAGACTTTTTTCCTAGGCAGAAATCTTCTGCAACCAAAGCAAGCCCAGTTATTGTACTCCTCTTACTGCCGTTTTCATAATTTATAAGGGGATTAGACCAGTGAACTAAACAGGTGTTCTCACTTAGTTTTTCAGCTTCAAAAATACTCAGGAGTCCTATCTGTGGGCGCTGCTGCCATAAGACTAATTTATAGTTTCTTATAGGGCAGCCTCATACTGATCTGACGTCCCCTt of the Vulpes lagopus strain Blue_001 chromosome 5, ASM1834538v1, whole genome shotgun sequence genome contains:
- the PHF5A gene encoding PHD finger-like domain-containing protein 5A isoform X1 — protein: MAKHHPDLIFCRKQAGVAIGRLCEKCDGKCVICDSYVRPCTLVRICDECNYGSYQGRCVICGGPGVSDAYYCKECTIQEKDRDGCPKIVNLGSSKTDLFYERKKYGFKKR
- the PHF5A gene encoding PHD finger-like domain-containing protein 5A isoform X2 — translated: MEVYAAIGRLCEKCDGKCVICDSYVRPCTLVRICDECNYGSYQGRCVICGGPGVSDAYYCKECTIQEKDRDGCPKIVNLGSSKTDLFYERKKYGFKKR